A window of the Tenebrio molitor chromosome 1, icTenMoli1.1, whole genome shotgun sequence genome harbors these coding sequences:
- the LOC138140192 gene encoding solute carrier family 15 member 1-like translates to MGSAMSSSEEFKFPKQIFVIFVAVILDRLAFSAFASKAFGFLKGFVEYQETTAGLIISAFTGLCYSFPILGAVVADCWFGKYVAIILFLLIYICGMLIMTLSVVAILGLSSEICYFIGFFLISAGSGTIKPCLITLGGDQFTLPQQKNQVNFFYYAYYFVANLGMGCGFLAASEIVIMNCYNNKYCYSASFGLAAILLTAFFIIFLVARRCLTIIKPETNIMVLWVKCVGHALKEKTKSTTKVDNWLDRSEERYGKKLVYHIKSNFKVLCVFLPLMIYGILDMNINTVWILQASLMNGELGNGNIVEPKKMLIANPVLILIWIPLICLVIYPVCARYNLITTPLQRIGCGGMFVGVAYFISGFISLAIESNVASLPSKGECHLRMFNPLTCSININAPPYVDNVEVVSMGYKFVNVPKVAGINIVDYKITGCEHVISNVSGHDFLLIEEKSISYFITTKGLNRYIDKIKKYSQDAPKIRTLVGNPEERPGSLTYKFQNQILNVQSDDFSLIQVHTGTYFLEKERELTFHRGDIYTVLLFIESGKIKEMRQYEITAQNKLHMFWQIPQYLFFTMGEAMLVPTALEFAYTQSPLSMKTLMTAAFFLIETFGSITVGTIRQIYPFKNQSNELFVFGGLTFLVMFGFMFCARRYKYFDDYQFEESETNTFK, encoded by the exons ATGGGAAGTGCTATGAGCTCTTCTGAG gaatttaaatttccaaaacaaatatttgtgaTATTTGTGGCAGTGATTCTTGACAGGCTCGCTTTTTCTGCATTTGCAa GTAAAGCATTTGGTTTTCTGAAAGGATTTGTTGAATATCAAGAAACAACAGCAGGACTCATAATATCCGCCTTCACAGGTTTATGCTATTCATTTCCAATACTTGGAGCAGTTGTTGCTGACTGTTGGTTTGGAAAATATGtggcaattattttgttctTGTTAATTTATATCTGCGGAATGTTAATTATGACACTGTCTGTTGTTGCAATCCTTGGTTTATCTTCAGAAATATGTTACTTCATTGGATTCTTTCTAATATCTGCTGGAAGTGGAACTATAAAACCTTGCTTAATAACATTGGGTGGAGATCAGTTTACTTTGCCTCAACAAAAAAACCAAgtcaattttttctattacgCTTATTATTTCGTAGCAAATCTAGGAATGGGTTGCGGATTTCTAGCTGCAAGCGAAATTGTAATAATGAACTGTTACAATAACAAGTATTGTTATTCTGCCAGCTTTGGACTTGCTGCTATCCTGCTAACAGCTTTCTTTA TTATTTTTCTCGTTGCCAGACGTTGTCTTACGATTATCAAACCCGAAACCAACATTATGGTCCTGTGGGTTAAATGTGTGGGG CATGCcttgaaagaaaaaacaaaatctacAACAAAAGTTGACAATTGGTTGGATCGCTCTGAAGAAAGATATGGGAAAAAACTGGTTTATCACATAAAATCCAATTTTAAAGTCTTATGTGTCTTTCTTCCCTTAATGATTTATGGTATACTTGACATGAATATAAATACTGTGTGGATTCTCCAAGCAAGCCTGATGAATGGTGAACTAGGTAACGGTAATATCGTCGAACCCAAGAAAATGTTGATAGCAAATCCAGTTCTAATATTAATTTGGATTCCCTTAATTTGCTTGGTCATTTACCCTGTATGTGCCAGATATAACTTAATCACTACACCCCTTCAGCGAATAGGATGCGGAGGAATGTTTGTTGGAGTAGCCTATTTTATATCCGGTTTCATATCCTTAGCCATAGAATCAAATGTTGCAAGTTTGCCATCAAAAGGAGAATGTCATTTAAGAATGTTCAACCCTCTCACTTGTTCTATTAACATTAACGCTCCACCATACGTTGATAATGTGGAAGTCGTATCGATGGgatataaatttgttaatgtcCCAAAAGTAGCAGGAATAAATATCGTAGATTATAAAATAACGGGCTGCGAACATGTTATATCAAATGTATCGGGTCACGATTTTCTCTTAATTGAAGAGAAATCTATAAGTTATTTTATAACTACCAAGGGGTTAAATCGTTacatagacaaaataaaaaaatattcacaagATGCTCCAAAAATTAG AACTCTGGTAGGAAACCCTGAGGAAAGACCTGGCAGTCTAACATACAAAttccaaaatcaaattttgaacgTTCAATCTGATGATTTTTCGCTTATCCAGGTTCATACTGGTACTTACTTTTTGGAaaaagaaagagaattaaCATTTCACAGAGGAGACATCTATACAGtgcttttatttattgaatCTGGTAAAATAAAG gaAATGAGACAGTATGAAATCACtgctcaaaataaattacacatGTTTTGGCAAATTCCTCAGTACTTATTTTTCACAATGGGGGAAGCCATGTTAGTTCCAACTGCTTTGGAATTTGCCTACACCCAATCGCCACTTTCTATGAAAACTTTAATGACAGCTGCTTTTTTCCTAATAGAAACATTCGGTTCTATTACAGTGGGAACTATCCGGCAAATATATCCATTCAAGAATcag tcGAATGAATTGTTTGTGTTTGGTGGACTGACGTTTCTTGTGATGTTTGGATTTATGTTTTGTGCCAGGAGATACAAATACTTCGATGATTATCAATTTGAAGAAAGTGAAACAAatacttttaaataa